From a single Acidimicrobiales bacterium genomic region:
- a CDS encoding heme-copper oxidase subunit III, producing MADSAAVSHGHATGTGLSNNKLLMWVFLGSECLLFGGLISTYLIYRSRYASGPAPGDIFDIPFTSVSSFVLLMSSLTMVLALSALQRGDIRNNRIWLLTTALLGSLFIGGQVYEFTTFVREGLGYTTSPFSSAFFTLTGFHGVHVSLGILMLMSLLISSLRGTLTKERSETVEIVGLYWHFVDVVWIFIFTVIYLVPSPTS from the coding sequence TTGGCTGACTCCGCTGCCGTGTCGCACGGCCACGCGACGGGTACTGGCCTGTCTAACAACAAGCTTCTGATGTGGGTGTTCCTGGGTTCAGAATGCCTGTTGTTCGGTGGCTTGATCTCGACCTATCTGATCTATCGCAGTCGGTATGCCTCGGGCCCGGCACCGGGTGACATCTTCGACATTCCCTTTACGTCGGTCAGTTCGTTCGTGCTGCTGATGAGTTCGCTGACCATGGTGCTGGCGCTCTCAGCGTTGCAGCGGGGCGACATCCGCAACAATCGGATCTGGTTGCTCACCACCGCCCTGTTGGGTTCACTGTTCATCGGCGGGCAGGTCTACGAGTTCACGACGTTCGTTCGGGAGGGTCTGGGCTACACGACCAGCCCCTTCTCGTCAGCCTTCTTCACCCTGACCGGGTTCCACGGCGTGCACGTGAGTCTGGGCATCTTGATGCTGATGTCGCTGCTCATCTCCTCGCTGCGAGGAACGCTGACCAAGGAGCGGTCCGAGACCGTCGAGATCGTCGGCCTCTACTGGCACTTCGTCGACGTGGTGTGGATCTTCATCTTCACCGTTATCTACCTGGTGCCCTCACCCACCAGCTGA
- a CDS encoding cytochrome C oxidase subunit IV family protein, which yields MSTATESPVESHEAAHEEDHDHPSDRRYIQVAAILAIVTALEVATYFVEMPGEVLIPMLMAMMIYKFFYVAAWFMHLRFDSPLFTKFFVAGLVLATIVYGITLTVFEFWHKG from the coding sequence ATGAGCACCGCCACCGAGTCACCCGTGGAGTCCCACGAGGCAGCACATGAGGAGGATCACGACCACCCGTCAGATCGTCGGTACATCCAGGTCGCAGCGATCCTGGCCATCGTCACGGCCCTCGAGGTGGCCACCTACTTCGTGGAGATGCCCGGCGAGGTCCTTATCCCCATGCTGATGGCGATGATGATCTACAAGTTCTTCTACGTGGCCGCCTGGTTCATGCACCTTCGCTTTGACAGCCCGTTGTTCACGAAGTTCTTCGTAGCGGGCCTGGTGCTGGCGACCATCGTCTACGGCATCACCCTCACCGTCTTCGAGTTCTGGCACAAGGGCTGA
- a CDS encoding cytochrome c oxidase assembly protein, protein MTALLAATPDPWRWQAHPEVWFLVVAVVALGWWATRVIGPRVVPVGQPISTPFQRRAFVAATVLLLVSADWPVHDIAEAHLYAVHMVQHMFITFIVPPLFLLAMPAWLARLLVLEGGRGSRILRRLAHPVVAGVLFNALTALTHWSGVVQWSFDSGAFHYSVHLLLFVAALLMWVPVVAPLPELRISVPGQMIYLFLMSVIPTIPAAWLTFAEGTVYKHYDDGFEAFGVTVTSDQQAAGLIMKLLGGFYLWGIIIVKFIGYSRVHHQENQQMRPAEGRHRRLHSDEEPVE, encoded by the coding sequence GTGACGGCTCTACTGGCAGCCACTCCCGATCCCTGGCGATGGCAGGCCCACCCCGAGGTCTGGTTCCTGGTCGTTGCCGTCGTGGCCCTGGGCTGGTGGGCCACCCGGGTGATTGGCCCCCGGGTCGTCCCGGTTGGTCAACCGATCAGCACCCCGTTCCAGCGGCGGGCCTTCGTGGCGGCCACCGTGCTGCTGCTGGTTTCGGCCGACTGGCCGGTGCACGACATCGCCGAGGCACACCTCTATGCGGTGCACATGGTCCAACACATGTTCATCACCTTCATCGTGCCGCCGTTGTTCCTGCTGGCCATGCCGGCGTGGCTGGCTCGCCTCCTGGTGCTCGAGGGTGGCCGCGGGTCGAGAATCCTGCGTCGCCTGGCCCACCCAGTGGTGGCCGGCGTGCTGTTCAACGCCCTGACGGCACTTACCCACTGGAGTGGTGTGGTGCAGTGGTCGTTCGACTCCGGGGCCTTCCACTATTCGGTCCATCTGCTGCTGTTTGTCGCGGCACTGCTGATGTGGGTTCCGGTGGTGGCGCCCCTGCCCGAGTTGAGGATCTCGGTGCCGGGTCAGATGATCTACCTGTTCCTGATGTCGGTCATCCCGACCATTCCGGCGGCGTGGCTGACCTTCGCCGAAGGCACGGTCTACAAGCACTATGACGACGGCTTTGAGGCGTTCGGGGTGACGGTGACATCGGACCAGCAGGCGGCGGGGCTCATCATGAAGCTGCTGGGTGGCTTCTACCTGTGGGGGATCATCATCGTAAAGTTCATCGGCTATTCGCGTGTTCACCACCAGGAGAACCAGCAGATGCGACCGGCGGAGGGACGCCACCGTCGGCTGCACTCCGACGAGGAACCGGTCGAGTAG
- the serS gene encoding serine--tRNA ligase, which translates to MIDIRLLRSDPEAVKAALARRGEDTSGLDQIIELDARQRALAEERDQVRNEVNTISKEVGGLHRDGKAAEAVELQARSRDLGDREDTLASEVDMLADEIRDALLRVPNLPSADAPDGLTEANNVLVRHEHWDPDAYGEHQRVPHWEIAEQLGLLDVERGTKLSGSMFVMYTGMGATLCRALIQYGLDRNADAYREMRPPTLVKTETMVSTGHLPKFEEDAYHLERDDLWAIPTAEVPLTSFCRDEVLDESDLPMKLMAHTSCFRREAGSAGRDTRGLLRVHEFDKVELLSYATRDQAPEVHADILARAEAAITDLGLSYRVLDLCAGDLGGSSARTFDLEVYAPGADQWLEVSSVSWFSDYQARRANVRYRPTDEKGTRIVDTLNGSGLAVPRVWAGVVETHRQPDGTIAIPEVLQPYMRGATTIG; encoded by the coding sequence GTGATCGACATCCGGCTGCTGCGTTCAGATCCCGAGGCCGTGAAGGCCGCCCTGGCCCGTCGGGGTGAGGACACCTCCGGTCTCGATCAGATCATCGAGTTGGACGCCAGGCAGCGGGCCCTCGCCGAGGAACGGGATCAGGTCCGTAACGAGGTGAACACCATCTCCAAGGAGGTCGGTGGTCTCCACCGCGATGGTAAGGCTGCCGAGGCTGTCGAGTTGCAGGCTCGGAGCCGTGACTTGGGTGATCGCGAGGACACCCTGGCTAGTGAAGTCGACATGCTGGCCGACGAGATCCGCGACGCCCTGCTGCGCGTGCCGAACCTTCCCTCCGCTGACGCTCCCGATGGCCTGACCGAGGCCAACAACGTGCTGGTCCGCCACGAGCACTGGGATCCCGATGCCTACGGCGAGCACCAGCGGGTGCCCCACTGGGAGATCGCCGAACAGCTCGGACTCCTGGACGTGGAACGGGGCACCAAGCTCTCCGGCTCGATGTTCGTCATGTACACAGGCATGGGCGCCACCCTGTGCCGGGCGTTGATCCAGTACGGCCTGGACCGCAACGCGGATGCTTACCGGGAGATGCGTCCGCCAACGCTTGTCAAGACCGAGACCATGGTGTCCACCGGGCACCTTCCCAAGTTCGAAGAGGACGCCTACCACCTCGAACGGGACGACCTATGGGCCATTCCCACAGCCGAGGTGCCGCTCACCTCGTTCTGCCGGGACGAGGTACTCGACGAATCCGACCTGCCGATGAAACTCATGGCCCACACGTCGTGCTTCCGTCGCGAGGCCGGCTCCGCTGGGCGTGACACCCGTGGCCTACTCCGGGTCCATGAGTTCGACAAGGTGGAGCTGCTCTCGTACGCCACACGCGACCAGGCCCCCGAGGTGCACGCCGACATCCTGGCCAGGGCCGAGGCGGCCATCACCGACCTCGGGTTGTCCTACCGGGTGCTGGATCTGTGCGCTGGTGATCTAGGTGGCTCGTCGGCCCGCACCTTCGACCTCGAGGTGTACGCGCCGGGGGCCGACCAGTGGTTGGAGGTCTCGTCAGTGTCGTGGTTCAGCGACTACCAGGCCCGCCGGGCCAACGTCCGGTACCGGCCGACCGACGAGAAGGGCACACGGATCGTCGACACCCTGAACGGGTCCGGCCTTGCCGTACCGCGTGTCTGGGCCGGCGTGGTCGAGACGCATCGCCAGCCCGACGGCACGATCGCCATCCCGGAGGTGCTTCAGCCCTACATGAGGGGCGCCACCACCATCGGCTGA
- a CDS encoding CrcB family protein: MLIGLGFVAAAAVGGGLRLIATRRWPGGHLGTMAVNVSGAFALGLLAGADAGTLTVVGTGGLGAFTTFSTFAADVVALGETRIGTRRGRSVGHILNTLVLGVGAAALGLMISV; this comes from the coding sequence GTGCTGATCGGGCTGGGATTCGTGGCCGCCGCCGCAGTTGGAGGGGGACTTCGACTGATAGCGACCCGACGTTGGCCGGGCGGTCACCTGGGCACGATGGCCGTGAACGTGTCCGGTGCGTTCGCCCTCGGACTCCTGGCCGGCGCCGATGCCGGCACGCTGACGGTCGTCGGCACGGGTGGCCTGGGAGCGTTCACCACGTTCTCAACCTTCGCCGCCGACGTCGTGGCGCTCGGTGAGACCCGGATCGGCACCCGTCGGGGTCGCTCGGTGGGCCACATTCTCAACACCCTCGTGTTGGGAGTCGGGGCCGCAGCACTCGGCCTGATGATCAGCGTCTGA
- a CDS encoding CrcB family protein yields the protein MSSPSYPAVGPSVRELALVAVGGVTGAATRWGLLEATVGADGGPAGPVLLANLVGCGLLGLLLGRGVTSSTRLLAGVGFCGGLTTFSTFAVEVAEALRASDASGAFGYAVLSVGGGLATFLLGRMTGRAILRGRPTESSC from the coding sequence ATGTCCAGCCCCTCCTACCCCGCCGTCGGGCCGTCCGTGCGGGAACTCGCCCTGGTGGCTGTCGGTGGAGTGACCGGGGCGGCAACCCGGTGGGGGCTGCTGGAGGCAACTGTCGGTGCGGACGGCGGCCCGGCCGGACCGGTGCTGCTGGCCAACCTGGTGGGGTGCGGCCTGCTGGGCCTTCTCCTGGGACGCGGTGTCACTTCCTCGACTCGCCTGCTGGCCGGCGTCGGATTCTGTGGGGGCCTGACCACCTTCTCGACCTTTGCCGTCGAAGTGGCCGAGGCCCTTCGGGCCAGCGACGCGTCGGGAGCGTTCGGCTACGCGGTGCTCTCGGTTGGCGGCGGGCTGGCCACCTTCCTGCTGGGTCGGATGACCGGCCGAGCCATCCTTCGAGGTCGACCCACGGAGTCGTCGTGCTGA